The following nucleotide sequence is from Primulina tabacum isolate GXHZ01 chromosome 2, ASM2559414v2, whole genome shotgun sequence.
TTATATTAGTCGAAAAGTAAACGCAGCCTGTATATAAAATTGAAGGATCATTTGTCTCGTCAATACCCGAAAAATCGCttggattttttatttgatCTCCACATGCATTGAACATTATTctttttctaaataaaaggaTTAATTAATATGTCTtggtattttcataaaatttgaCATATATTTTACATTATATGAGGGAGAAATCCAGATGTAGCATAGCAAGCTCAAATAACAACAAACAAACGCATTGGTCATTTCCTCGGAATCCACCAACGTAGTGTTATATTTTAAGGCACGGTTCTTTCTCACAGAACTAATAAAGCGACTGCACAATCAAAATATTAGCTTCATTCGAAGACAAGACcaataattcaaatttaaacGTAGGTGTCGATCAACGATTTTCTCATCTCATCAACAAGTGCACTAGGCTGAGCTTCTCTCAACTTGAATACGCTCTCGATAACAGATAACTCCGTAGCAGTTGTGTCTGATCCACAGAATGCTGTCCAGTCATTCACAGTCAACCCAGCAGCAATAACTTCACTGCCACGATTCACGGTTCCAGCCACCAACGGAACCTGAAGAAGGGTTGAAAGTTCATCCAAATCCTCGATGGATGTGTGAGGATGGACCTGTAATGCAAATCATGCGAGTCAAGGACACGTTGCAACGAGTATGATAATGGCCAAAACTTTGACTTTGAGATGTTTTAGTTTGATGGAAGTTGAAGCCATACCAAGCCACCTCGATTGGAAAATGCACAGAAACTGCCCACAAGTATATTGCCAGCAATTGTCTGTCTGAAAACTTCTACACCGAGAACATCAGCAATCATCTCCTCAGTTTCCTGAAAAAATTTGGACAACAATAATTCCCCTGcttttgattaaatattattCAAGTTCATCCCAGAATGTCGCGGTAAAAATTGGCATCACAATTCACACGGTGAGACAACGGAATTTGGAACTTTTGATGACTCAGTAAAAAATTTCCAGACCTTTATCGCTGAAAATGGAACTCTGTTTTCTTAGAATAAACGATATAAGAAGTTTTTGCTACCATCCCAAAAATATGTCAAAAGTAAAAAACCTACAAATTTGTTGATCAAGACGAGCATAATAGTTTGTAGATTTTccactttaaattttttttggttcTCTTCTATAAATCACAATTGGAAGTGAAAATATATCCTAAGGCCTAAGCCAACCAAACGAAGACCACTATTAAGTTCAAAAGAAAAGTTTCTGGCGGGACAAAAGCATAGCTGTTTTTgagaaagaaattcaagaaagaTAGAATAGTAACAGTATATTTATTTGCAAAGAAGAATATCCTTCACTAACCCCCAAAAGTTCAACATTTCAAAGATCAGAAAATGAAGccaaaaattaaacaaaaatatgCATTCACCTATCAGAAATTGAGATGGTGTAACTTGGACTACTGGTATGATATTATTTTGAAAGCAAGAACTTTAGAGGCTGGCAATTCCTAGAATTATCATGATCAAAACAATTGCTTCTACAAGTTGCAGGTGAATTAGAACGAGGAAAATAAGTTTACTTTGTCAAGATCAGGATGCGTAAGAGCAACATGGTCATTGCATGAAATGCAGTTCCCTAGAGCAGATAATCTCTCATCGATGCGCTGAACAACAACTGAATCCGGTAAACTGTTCC
It contains:
- the LOC142536868 gene encoding eukaryotic translation initiation factor 6-2-like — protein: MATRLQYENNCEIGVFSKLTNAYCLVAIGGSENFYSIFEAELADVIPVVKTSIAGTRIIGRLCAGNKNGLLLPHNTTDQELQHLRNSLPDSVVVQRIDERLSALGNCISCNDHVALTHPDLDKETEEMIADVLGVEVFRQTIAGNILVGSFCAFSNRGGLVHPHTSIEDLDELSTLLQVPLVAGTVNRGSEVIAAGLTVNDWTAFCGSDTTATELSVIESVFKLREAQPSALVDEMRKSLIDTYV